Proteins co-encoded in one Nicotiana sylvestris chromosome 7, ASM39365v2, whole genome shotgun sequence genomic window:
- the LOC138873840 gene encoding uncharacterized protein produces the protein MASSTTSILALALFFIATATHAHALLTINGQNVLGLQVNGTLACSATGNLPGPGIAGILASLTCNINGTPTLVALPITNLNGVFAALVTNLNSLTANSLCNVTVNLPVLSCPLLPRSGFLQAQVNLNSTTVIQVANIGLVAQATVGLFAQV, from the coding sequence ATGGCCTCTTCCACAACTTCCATTCTTGCTCTAGCACTTTTCTTCATAGCTACAGCCACACATGCCCATGCATTATTAACTATAAATGGTCAAAATGTGTTAGGTTTACAAGTGAATGGAACCCTAGCTTGTTCAGCAACTGGTAACTTACCAGGACCTGGCATTGCTGGGATCCTTGCAAGTCTGACTTGCAATATTAATGGAACTCCAACTCTGGTTGCGCTTCCTATAACAAATCTCAATGGAGTTTTTGCTGCTCTAGTTACTAACTTAAACAGCCTTACCGCGAACTCCCTATGCAACGTTACAGTAAATCTTCCAGTTCTTTCATGCCCTCTCTTGCCTCGCAGTGGATTCCTTCAAGCTCAGGTCAATCTTAATAGCACTACTGTGATTCAGGTCGCTAATATTGGACTTGTCGCTCAGGCCACTGTTGGCCTATTCGCCCAAGTTTGA